From a single Kitasatospora sp. NBC_00458 genomic region:
- a CDS encoding HU family DNA-binding protein, translating into MNRSELVAALSERAEVTRKDADAVLAAFAEIVGEVVAKGDEKVTIPGFLTFERTHRAARTARNPQTGEPIQIPEGYSAKVSAGSKLKEAAKGA; encoded by the coding sequence ATGAACCGCAGTGAGCTGGTGGCGGCGCTGTCCGAGCGCGCCGAGGTGACCCGCAAGGACGCCGACGCCGTTCTGGCCGCCTTTGCCGAGATCGTCGGCGAGGTCGTCGCCAAGGGCGACGAGAAGGTCACCATCCCCGGTTTCCTGACCTTCGAGCGCACCCACCGTGCCGCCCGCACCGCCCGCAACCCGCAGACCGGCGAGCCGATCCAGATCCCCGAGGGCTACAGCGCCAAGGTCAGCGCCGGCTCCAAGCTGAAGGAAGCCGCCAAGGGCGCCTGA
- a CDS encoding YqgE/AlgH family protein, with protein sequence MTAAHSHGGRSHTGRLLVATPVLTDPNFARAVVLLLDHDAEGALGVVLNRPTPIDVGSVLDGWGVLVGQPAVVFQGGPVALDSALGLAVAPGEPGTGEPLGWRRVHGAIGLVDLEAPPEVMAGELGALRIFAGYAGWAPGQLESEITSGAWYLVDCEPGDISSPEPERLWRAVLRRQRGPVALLATYPDDPTLN encoded by the coding sequence ATGACGGCGGCCCATTCGCACGGAGGCCGGTCCCACACCGGCCGCTTGCTCGTCGCGACGCCCGTGCTCACCGACCCGAACTTCGCCCGGGCGGTGGTGCTCCTCCTCGACCACGACGCCGAGGGGGCGCTCGGCGTGGTCCTCAACCGGCCGACGCCGATCGACGTGGGCAGCGTGCTGGACGGCTGGGGCGTACTGGTCGGGCAGCCGGCCGTGGTGTTCCAGGGCGGGCCGGTGGCGCTGGACTCGGCGCTCGGACTGGCCGTCGCACCGGGGGAGCCGGGCACCGGCGAGCCGCTCGGCTGGCGGCGGGTGCACGGCGCGATCGGCCTGGTCGACCTGGAGGCGCCGCCCGAGGTGATGGCCGGGGAGCTCGGGGCGCTGCGGATCTTCGCCGGGTACGCGGGCTGGGCGCCCGGGCAACTGGAGTCGGAGATCACGAGTGGGGCCTGGTACCTGGTGGACTGCGAGCCCGGGGACATCTCCAGCCCGGAGCCGGAGCGGCTCTGGCGGGCGGTGCTGCGCCGCCAGCGCGGTCCGGTGGCCCTGCTGGCGACCTATCCCGACGATCCCACCCTGAACTGA
- a CDS encoding beta-N-acetylhexosaminidase, which translates to MDLIPAPLSSVRLPDQDFALDQTTTLTAPPALAGAERWLRSSLTAATGLPLAPGRPGEGIELVHDGTLAEEAYRLSVRPGRAVITAGGPAGALWGAQTLRRLLGPDAYRRAPLRSAGWVLPGADVEDEPRFGWRGVLLDVARHFLPKADVLRFVDQLSAHKLNVLHLHLTDDQGWRVEIKRYPRLTERASWRDRSMVGYRAGQRRDDRPHGGFYTQDDLREIVAYAAERGVTVVPEIDLPGHTQAAVAAYPELGNTDVVDTAALGVWTDWGVSHNVLNPSEATLRFFEGVLEEVLELFPSEFIHLGGDECPKEQWKDSAAAQERIRELGLGNEDELQSHIIRHFDGWLAERGRRLIGWDEILEGGLAPGAAVSSWRGYGGGIAAAQAGHDVVMCPEQHVYLDHRQAPGEDEPIPVGFVRTLEDVYRFEPVPAQLDEAAARRVIGTQANLWSEFMDSARDIDYRAFPRLAAFAEVAWSALPTDPGARDYAGFERRMEAHREVLDALGVEYRPADGPHPWQKWPGVQGRPIEGLPPLV; encoded by the coding sequence ATGGACCTCATTCCCGCCCCCTTGAGCTCCGTCCGCCTCCCGGACCAGGACTTCGCCCTCGACCAGACCACCACCCTGACCGCGCCGCCGGCGCTGGCCGGGGCCGAGCGGTGGCTGCGCTCCTCGCTGACCGCCGCCACCGGCCTCCCGCTGGCCCCGGGCCGGCCCGGCGAGGGGATCGAACTGGTCCACGACGGGACGCTGGCCGAGGAGGCGTACCGGCTCTCGGTGCGCCCCGGCCGCGCCGTGATCACCGCCGGCGGTCCGGCCGGCGCGCTCTGGGGCGCGCAGACGCTGCGCCGGCTGCTCGGCCCGGACGCCTACCGGCGCGCCCCGCTGCGCTCCGCCGGCTGGGTGCTGCCCGGCGCCGACGTCGAGGACGAGCCCCGGTTCGGCTGGCGCGGCGTGCTGCTGGACGTCGCCCGGCACTTCCTGCCCAAGGCCGACGTGCTCCGCTTCGTCGACCAGCTCTCCGCGCACAAGCTCAACGTGCTGCACCTGCACCTGACCGACGACCAGGGCTGGCGGGTGGAGATCAAGCGCTACCCGCGGCTCACCGAGCGGGCCTCCTGGCGCGACCGCTCGATGGTCGGCTACCGGGCCGGCCAGCGCCGCGACGACCGCCCGCACGGCGGCTTCTACACCCAGGACGACCTGCGCGAGATCGTCGCGTACGCCGCCGAACGGGGCGTCACCGTCGTCCCGGAGATCGACCTGCCGGGCCACACCCAGGCCGCCGTGGCCGCCTACCCCGAGCTGGGCAACACCGACGTGGTGGACACCGCCGCGCTCGGCGTCTGGACCGACTGGGGCGTCAGCCACAACGTGCTCAACCCCTCCGAGGCCACCCTCCGCTTCTTCGAGGGCGTGCTGGAGGAGGTCCTGGAGCTCTTCCCGTCCGAGTTCATCCACCTCGGCGGCGACGAGTGCCCCAAGGAGCAGTGGAAGGACAGCGCCGCCGCGCAGGAGCGGATCCGGGAGCTCGGCCTGGGCAACGAGGACGAGCTGCAGAGCCACATCATCCGGCACTTCGACGGCTGGCTCGCCGAGCGCGGCCGCCGGCTGATCGGCTGGGACGAGATCCTGGAGGGCGGCCTGGCGCCCGGCGCCGCGGTCTCCTCCTGGCGCGGCTACGGCGGCGGGATCGCCGCCGCCCAGGCCGGCCACGACGTGGTGATGTGCCCCGAGCAGCACGTCTACCTGGACCACCGGCAGGCCCCGGGCGAGGACGAGCCGATCCCGGTCGGCTTCGTCCGCACCCTGGAGGACGTCTACCGGTTCGAGCCCGTGCCGGCGCAGCTCGACGAGGCGGCGGCCCGGCGGGTGATCGGCACCCAGGCCAACCTGTGGAGCGAGTTCATGGACAGCGCCCGGGACATCGACTACCGGGCGTTCCCCCGGCTCGCGGCCTTCGCCGAGGTCGCCTGGTCCGCGCTGCCCACCGACCCCGGGGCCCGTGACTACGCGGGCTTCGAGCGGCGGATGGAGGCGCACCGGGAGGTGCTGGACGCGCTCGGGGTGGAGTACCGGCCGGCCGACGGCCCGCACCCGTGGCAGAAGTGGCCCGGGGTGCAGGGGCGGCCGATCGAGGGGCTTCCGCCGCTGGTCTGA
- a CDS encoding DUF3039 domain-containing protein, translating into MSTLEPERGLGTGTLVEPVPQVSNGDGDHERFAHYVQKDKIMESALSGSPVVALCGKVWVPGRDPKKYPVCPMCKEIYDGIGKPQGGDDK; encoded by the coding sequence ATGAGCACTCTTGAGCCCGAGCGCGGCCTCGGAACCGGCACCCTGGTCGAGCCCGTCCCGCAGGTGTCCAACGGGGACGGCGACCACGAGCGCTTCGCGCACTACGTCCAGAAGGACAAGATCATGGAGAGCGCGCTCTCCGGCTCCCCCGTGGTGGCGCTCTGCGGCAAGGTGTGGGTCCCCGGGCGCGACCCGAAGAAGTACCCGGTCTGTCCGATGTGCAAGGAGATCTACGACGGCATCGGCAAGCCGCAGGGCGGCGACGACAAGTAG
- the murA gene encoding UDP-N-acetylglucosamine 1-carboxyvinyltransferase — MTDDVLLVHGGNPLEGEIRVRGAKNLVPKAMVAALLGQGPSRLRNVPDIRDVKVVRGLLQLHGVTVRTGDEDGELILDPSHVESANVADIDAHAGSSRIPILFCGPLLHRLGHAFIPGLGGCDIGGRPVDFHFEVLRQFGATIEKHPQGTYLVAQQRLRGTRIELPYPSVGATEQVLLTAVLAEGVTELRNAAIEPEIVDLICVLQKMGAIISMGTDRTILITGVDELNGYNHRALPDRLESASWACAALATRGDIYVRGARQLEMMTFLNTFRKVGGAFEVDDEGIRFWHPGGELKAIALETDVHPGFQTDWQQPLVVALTQATGLSIVHETVYESRLGFTGALNQMGAHIQLYRECLGATPCRFGARNFLHSAVVSGPSKLIGSELVIPDLRGGFSYLIAALAAQGTSTVHGIDLINRGYENFMEKLRDLGAHVELPSELPDGQLVDA; from the coding sequence ATGACCGACGACGTCCTGCTGGTCCACGGCGGAAACCCGCTCGAAGGCGAGATCCGCGTCCGCGGTGCGAAGAACCTGGTCCCCAAGGCCATGGTCGCCGCCCTGCTCGGCCAGGGCCCCAGCAGACTGCGCAACGTCCCGGACATCCGCGACGTCAAGGTGGTCCGCGGCCTGCTCCAGCTGCACGGGGTCACCGTGCGCACCGGTGACGAGGACGGCGAGCTGATCCTCGACCCGTCCCACGTGGAGAGCGCCAACGTCGCCGACATCGACGCGCACGCCGGCTCCTCGCGGATCCCGATCCTCTTCTGCGGCCCGCTGCTGCACCGCCTCGGCCACGCCTTCATCCCGGGCCTGGGCGGCTGCGACATCGGCGGCCGCCCGGTCGACTTCCACTTCGAGGTGCTCCGCCAGTTCGGCGCCACCATCGAGAAGCACCCGCAGGGCACCTACCTGGTGGCCCAGCAGCGGCTGCGCGGCACCCGGATCGAGCTGCCCTACCCGTCGGTCGGCGCCACCGAGCAGGTGCTGCTCACCGCGGTCCTCGCCGAGGGCGTCACCGAGCTGCGCAACGCCGCCATCGAGCCGGAGATCGTCGACCTGATCTGCGTGCTGCAGAAGATGGGCGCGATCATCTCGATGGGCACCGACCGCACCATCCTGATCACCGGTGTCGACGAGCTGAACGGCTACAACCACCGCGCGCTGCCGGACCGCCTGGAGTCCGCCTCCTGGGCGTGCGCGGCGCTGGCCACCCGGGGCGACATCTACGTCCGCGGTGCCCGCCAGCTGGAGATGATGACCTTCCTCAACACCTTCCGGAAGGTCGGCGGCGCCTTCGAGGTGGACGACGAGGGCATCCGGTTCTGGCACCCGGGCGGCGAGCTCAAGGCGATCGCCCTGGAGACCGACGTGCACCCGGGCTTCCAGACCGACTGGCAGCAGCCGCTGGTGGTCGCGCTGACCCAGGCGACCGGCCTGTCCATCGTCCACGAGACGGTGTACGAGTCGCGGCTCGGCTTCACCGGCGCGCTCAACCAGATGGGTGCCCACATCCAGCTCTACCGCGAGTGCCTGGGCGCCACCCCGTGCCGCTTCGGGGCCCGCAACTTCCTGCACTCCGCGGTGGTCTCCGGCCCGTCCAAGCTGATCGGCTCCGAGCTGGTCATCCCGGACCTGCGCGGCGGCTTCTCGTACCTGATCGCGGCGCTGGCGGCGCAGGGCACCTCGACGGTGCACGGCATCGACCTGATCAACCGCGGCTACGAGAACTTCATGGAGAAGCTGCGCGACCTCGGCGCCCACGTCGAGCTGCCCAGCGAGCTCCCGGACGGACAGCTGGTCGACGCCTGA